Proteins from a single region of Pseudomonas sp. BSw22131:
- a CDS encoding class I SAM-dependent methyltransferase: MDPRSEVLLRQPDFFQGSLLLTGLPADDLMGKLPNAHGWSWHAGDRAALDARFPDRTHFGVHAPDQSFDAAVLFLPKAKDLTDYLLNALASRLAGRELFLVGEKRAGIEAAARQLSPFGRARKLDSARHCQLWQVTVENAPQAVPLESLAKHFDVPAGDTPLNVISLPGVFSHGRLDRGSALLLENLDRLPGGHVLDFGCGAGVLGAAVKRRYPDSQVTLLDVDAFATASSLLTLAANGLEADVLTGDGIDAAPSHLDVILTNPPFHTGVHTDYAASENLLRKAREHLKKGGELRLVANSFLRYQPIIEQHLGPCATMAEGQGFRIYRAKKA, translated from the coding sequence ATGGACCCTCGCAGTGAAGTGTTACTCCGTCAGCCCGATTTTTTTCAGGGTTCCTTGCTGCTGACCGGCTTGCCAGCCGATGACCTGATGGGCAAGTTACCCAACGCCCATGGCTGGAGCTGGCATGCGGGGGACCGTGCGGCGCTCGACGCACGTTTCCCGGACCGCACGCATTTCGGCGTGCACGCGCCGGATCAATCATTCGATGCAGCGGTGTTGTTTTTGCCCAAAGCCAAAGACCTCACCGATTACCTGCTCAACGCCCTCGCCTCACGGCTGGCTGGCCGCGAGCTGTTTTTGGTCGGCGAAAAACGCGCCGGCATTGAAGCGGCTGCTCGTCAGTTGAGCCCTTTTGGACGCGCACGCAAACTCGACAGCGCTCGCCACTGTCAGCTCTGGCAAGTCACGGTAGAAAACGCCCCCCAGGCCGTGCCGCTGGAAAGCCTGGCCAAGCACTTTGACGTCCCTGCTGGCGACACGCCGCTCAACGTCATCAGCCTGCCTGGCGTGTTCAGCCATGGCCGGCTTGATCGCGGCTCGGCACTGTTACTGGAAAACCTCGACCGCTTGCCGGGTGGCCATGTGCTGGACTTTGGCTGCGGCGCAGGCGTTTTGGGAGCGGCTGTAAAGCGTCGTTATCCCGACAGCCAGGTCACGTTGCTGGACGTGGACGCGTTCGCCACGGCCAGCAGTCTTCTGACACTCGCCGCCAACGGGCTTGAAGCGGACGTCCTGACAGGCGACGGAATTGATGCCGCACCGAGCCATCTGGACGTGATTCTGACCAATCCGCCCTTCCATACCGGCGTTCATACCGATTACGCCGCGTCTGAAAACCTGCTTCGAAAAGCACGCGAACATCTTAAAAAGGGTGGCGAACTGCGACTCGTCGCCAACAGTTTCCTGCGCTATCAGCCGATCATAGAACAGCATCTCGGGCCCTGCGCGACGATGGCTGAGGGGCAAGGATTTCGTATCTAT
- a CDS encoding 2-hydroxyacid dehydrogenase produces the protein MSANRKAVFLDHTSLDLGDLDLSPWRETFGELELHASTTPDQVAERLHGAHVAISNKIMIDAAALAANPQLKLILITATGVNNVDLDAARKHGVVVSNCQGYGTPSVAQHTLMLLLAMATRVLDYQAAIHKGMWQQSKQFCLLDFPIVELEGKTLGLLGHGELGGAVAKLAEAFGMRVLSGQIPGRPARPDRVPLHELLPQVDALTLHCPLNEHTRDMIGAHELSLFKPHAFIVNTARGGLINEQALADALRNGQLSGAATDVLTVEPPVNGNPLLSGDIPRLIITPHSAWGSQEARQRIVAQVNENALGFYAGAPIRVVS, from the coding sequence ATGAGCGCTAACCGCAAAGCCGTTTTTCTCGATCATACGTCGCTGGATCTGGGTGATCTGGACCTGAGCCCGTGGCGTGAGACATTCGGTGAGCTTGAGCTGCATGCCAGCACCACGCCCGATCAGGTCGCGGAACGACTGCACGGCGCCCATGTGGCCATCTCCAACAAAATCATGATCGACGCGGCCGCCCTCGCCGCCAATCCGCAGCTCAAGCTGATATTGATTACGGCGACGGGCGTCAACAATGTCGATCTCGACGCGGCCCGCAAACACGGCGTGGTGGTCAGCAACTGTCAGGGTTACGGCACGCCTTCGGTCGCGCAGCACACGTTGATGCTGCTGCTGGCGATGGCCACTCGGGTTCTGGACTATCAGGCAGCGATTCACAAAGGGATGTGGCAGCAGTCGAAGCAGTTCTGCCTGCTGGATTTCCCGATTGTCGAACTGGAAGGAAAAACACTGGGGTTGCTGGGCCACGGCGAACTGGGCGGCGCGGTCGCCAAGCTGGCAGAAGCCTTCGGCATGCGCGTGTTGTCGGGGCAGATTCCAGGACGCCCGGCACGCCCCGACCGCGTGCCGCTGCATGAGTTGCTGCCGCAAGTCGACGCCCTGACGTTGCACTGCCCCCTCAACGAACACACGCGCGACATGATCGGCGCCCATGAACTGAGCCTGTTCAAACCCCACGCATTCATCGTCAACACCGCACGCGGCGGGCTGATCAACGAGCAGGCCCTGGCCGATGCCTTGCGCAACGGTCAACTGAGCGGCGCCGCCACCGACGTGTTGACGGTCGAGCCACCGGTCAACGGCAATCCATTGCTGTCAGGCGATATCCCGCGCCTGATCATCACGCCGCACAGCGCCTGGGGCAGCCAGGAAGCCCGACAACGCATCGTTGCGCAGGTCAATGAGAATGCGCTTGGGTTCTACGCCGGTGCGCCAATCCGGGTGGTGAGCTAA
- a CDS encoding LysE family translocator: MYLTEFLTVALIHLLAVASPGPDFAVVVRESVTHGRKAGTYTAMGVGSAIFLHVGYSLLGIGLIVSQSIVLFNALKWAAAAYLLYIGIKALRSKPASASDAPVDIAVGQRTARGAFTAGFVTNGLNPKATLFFLSLFTVVINPHTPMVVQAGYGVYLAIATGLWFCMVARLFSQPRVRAGFARMGHWFDRAMGGVLVALGVKLAFTEMH; this comes from the coding sequence ATGTACTTGACGGAATTTCTCACTGTTGCGCTGATTCACTTGTTGGCGGTCGCCAGCCCAGGCCCTGACTTTGCGGTCGTCGTACGTGAAAGCGTTACCCATGGCCGCAAGGCCGGAACGTACACGGCGATGGGGGTGGGCAGCGCGATTTTCCTGCATGTGGGGTATTCGTTGCTGGGCATCGGGCTGATCGTTTCGCAATCGATCGTGCTGTTCAACGCGCTGAAATGGGCGGCCGCTGCCTACCTGCTGTACATCGGCATCAAGGCGCTGCGTTCCAAACCGGCCAGCGCCTCAGATGCGCCGGTCGATATCGCGGTAGGCCAGCGCACCGCCCGCGGAGCGTTCACGGCGGGGTTCGTCACCAATGGCTTGAACCCCAAAGCCACTCTGTTTTTCCTGTCGTTGTTTACCGTTGTGATCAATCCCCACACGCCGATGGTTGTCCAGGCCGGTTATGGCGTCTATCTGGCAATAGCGACGGGCTTGTGGTTTTGCATGGTCGCCCGTCTGTTCAGTCAGCCGCGCGTGCGTGCAGGCTTCGCGCGAATGGGGCATTGGTTTGATCGCGCAATGGGCGGCGTCCTTGTAGCGCTCGGTGTGAAGCTTGCGTTTACCGAGATGCATTGA